In a single window of the Nicotiana tomentosiformis chromosome 8, ASM39032v3, whole genome shotgun sequence genome:
- the LOC138897673 gene encoding uncharacterized protein, with protein sequence MDPLKYIFQKPMPTKKLAKWEILLSEFDIIYVIQKAVKGQELAENPVDREYELLKMYFPDEEVAFVGEAITEAYDGWRMFFDGAANFKGVGIGAVLLSETGRHYPVSAKIRFPCTNNISEYEACILRLRLAINMNVQELLVIGDSDLLIHADMIRVPPNELNATSAPWPFSARGMDVIGPIESAASNGHRFILVAIDYFTKWVEAASYKAVTKKVITNFVRDRAFKIKHKNSTTYRPQMN encoded by the exons atggacCCGTTGAAATACAtattccagaaacccatgcctactaAAAAGTTGGCAAAATGGGAaatattgctgagtgagttcgacatcatctatgtaattcagaaggcagtcaaagggcaagaattggcagaaaatcctgtagaCAGAGAATACGAACtattgaaaatgtattttcccgacgaggaaGTAGCATTTGTGGGAGAAGCCATCACTGAAGCatacgatggttggaggatgttcttcgacggagccgcaaacttcaaaggagtaggtattggaGCTGTCTTATTATCAGAAACCGGCCGACACTATCCAGTATCCGCAAAAAtcaggtttccatgtaccaaTAATATatcagaatatgaggcttgcatcttaagactcaggttggccattaacatgaacgttcaggagttGCTAGTGATTGGAGATTCCGATCTCTTG atacatgctgacatgatacgagtgccacccaatgaactcaatgcaacaagtgcaccatGGCCTTTCTCCGCtaggggtatggatgtcatcggtccaatcgaatccgctgcttcaaatgggcatagatttatTCTAGTGGctatagactatttcacaaaatgggttgaagctgcatcttacaaagctgtaactaagaaggtcatcACAAACTTTGTTCGGGATCGAGCATTCAAGAtaaagcataagaattccacaacaTACAGGCCACAAATGAATTGA
- the LOC138897674 gene encoding uncharacterized protein — protein sequence MVDNYKQWHEKLPFALLGYRTTIRTSTGATPYLLVYGIEAVIPIEVEIPSLRIIQEAELSDVEWVQSRYEQLVLIDGKRMNAVCHGQLYQNRMTRAFNKKKWTEKFGQNLSIQTQSRDTMFRITYVSSFNVTRLRLT from the exons atggtagataattacaaacaatggcatgagaagctaccatttgctcTGCTTGGATATCGTACCACAATTCGCACATCGACTGGCGCAACTCCTTATTTATTGGTTTATGGTATTGAAGCGGTTATCCCTATcgaagtagaaatcccttctctaagaatcatacaagaagccgaGCTCAGCGATGTAGAATGGGTACAAAGCCGCTATGAACAACTGGTCCtcattgatggaaagagaatgaatgcagtatgtcacggtcaactctatcaGAACAGAATgacaagagctttcaacaaaaag aaatggacggagaaatttggccaaaacctatcaattcagacgcagtcaagagatactatgtttaggattaCTTACGTTTCTTCATTTAATGTAACAagactacgcttgacctga